In candidate division KSB1 bacterium, a single window of DNA contains:
- a CDS encoding M42 family metallopeptidase, with product MDFSLLKTLADAHAVSGREEGIRALIRKELTTVGCKVTTDSMGNLIGYKKGSGKKKVMLAAHMDEIGFLVSHVDKEGFLRLQPVGGWDPRTMMAQRVYVHTAKKRLLGVIGSKPVHVLSEEEAKKPLRVTDYFVDLGLPAKPVQSMVEVGDPVTMARTLEEIGDCFTGKAVDNRFGVWLMVEALRRVKKHTVDIYAVATVQEEVGIRGAIASAQDIRPDVGIALDITIAVDTPGSQAQDHITRLGDGAALKVMDGASISNPKLIRELRDLAKQRKLKYQLEILPRGGTDAGGLRMFSGHCAVATLSVPVRYVHSTVETVSKADLESCVDLLSAYLETSRGTGYELGDKL from the coding sequence TTGGATTTCAGTCTGCTGAAGACGCTGGCCGACGCCCATGCGGTATCCGGCCGTGAGGAAGGCATTCGGGCACTGATTCGCAAGGAGCTGACGACGGTGGGGTGCAAGGTGACCACCGACTCGATGGGCAACCTGATCGGTTACAAGAAGGGATCGGGCAAGAAGAAGGTGATGCTTGCCGCCCACATGGATGAGATCGGATTTCTGGTCAGTCATGTGGACAAGGAAGGGTTTCTTCGGCTGCAGCCGGTTGGCGGCTGGGACCCCCGGACGATGATGGCACAGCGTGTCTATGTCCACACGGCGAAGAAACGGCTGCTGGGAGTAATCGGAAGCAAACCGGTCCACGTGCTCTCCGAAGAGGAGGCCAAGAAGCCGCTCAGGGTCACGGATTACTTTGTGGATCTCGGGTTGCCGGCCAAGCCCGTGCAGTCCATGGTCGAAGTTGGAGATCCGGTAACGATGGCGCGTACGCTGGAAGAGATCGGCGATTGCTTCACGGGCAAGGCCGTCGATAACCGTTTCGGGGTGTGGTTGATGGTCGAAGCACTACGCCGCGTGAAAAAGCATACGGTCGATATCTACGCAGTCGCCACGGTCCAGGAAGAAGTGGGGATTCGCGGAGCGATTGCGTCGGCGCAGGACATTCGGCCGGATGTCGGGATTGCGCTCGACATCACGATTGCGGTGGACACGCCGGGATCGCAGGCGCAGGATCACATCACGCGACTCGGCGACGGCGCAGCACTCAAGGTTATGGATGGTGCGTCGATTTCGAATCCGAAGTTAATTCGCGAGCTGCGCGATCTCGCCAAGCAGCGCAAGCTCAAGTACCAACTGGAGATTCTGCCGCGCGGCGGCACCGATGCGGGGGGATTGCGGATGTTCAGCGGGCATTGCGCGGTCGCGACGCTTTCCGTGCCGGTGCGATATGTGCACTCGACAGTCGAAACCGTGAGCAAAGCGGACCTGGAGTCCTGTGTTGACCTACTGTCTGCCTATCTGGAGACCTCCCGCGGCACAGGCTACGAATTGGGCGACAAGCTGTAA
- the ftsZ gene encoding cell division protein FtsZ — MDPVRFRFADEISGGAKMKVVGVGGAGGNALNCMIDAGLQSVDFIAVNTDAQALQQNRSPRRIQIGREVTRGLGAGANPEVGRQAVAENCDDIREAIEGADMVFITAGMGGGTGTGAAPTVARIAKEIGALSVGIVTKPFSFEGKKRSAQAERGLSELKEHVDTLIVIPNQRLISIVDRNTTLVEAFNMADNVLLQATKGISDLIAVPGMVNVDFADVRTVMAQMGDALMGVGTGTGEHRAIEAAQKAISSPLLEEVSIAGARAILINISGGTDLALHDVSDATQTIYDAAGEDAEVIFGAVIDPNLTGELRVTVIATGFNQQQSAKPISVAAISATRPVVVQRAAESIRPVSPEFRSFDAVASRAGDPSNIRRLTRDINGRPEPLIVGEEFGEDSRFEIPAFLRRQMD, encoded by the coding sequence ATGGATCCCGTACGTTTTCGGTTTGCGGACGAAATCAGCGGCGGCGCGAAGATGAAGGTCGTCGGCGTCGGCGGCGCGGGCGGCAATGCGCTGAACTGCATGATCGATGCCGGGTTGCAGAGCGTGGATTTCATAGCAGTGAACACGGATGCGCAGGCGCTTCAGCAGAATCGCTCGCCGCGCCGCATTCAGATTGGCCGCGAGGTCACGCGCGGGTTGGGGGCGGGCGCAAATCCGGAAGTGGGGCGGCAGGCAGTCGCCGAGAATTGCGACGATATCCGCGAGGCGATTGAAGGCGCGGACATGGTATTCATCACCGCCGGCATGGGCGGCGGTACGGGAACCGGCGCGGCCCCGACGGTGGCCCGGATTGCGAAGGAAATCGGCGCCCTCTCGGTCGGCATCGTGACCAAGCCCTTCTCGTTTGAGGGCAAGAAGCGCAGCGCGCAGGCGGAACGCGGATTGTCCGAGCTTAAGGAACATGTCGATACGCTGATCGTCATCCCGAACCAGCGGCTGATCTCCATCGTGGACCGCAATACCACCTTGGTCGAAGCCTTCAACATGGCGGACAACGTGCTGTTGCAGGCGACGAAGGGCATTTCCGACCTGATCGCGGTACCGGGTATGGTGAACGTAGATTTCGCGGACGTGCGGACCGTCATGGCACAGATGGGAGACGCGCTGATGGGCGTCGGCACCGGGACCGGCGAACACCGCGCGATCGAAGCCGCGCAGAAGGCGATCTCCTCGCCCCTGCTCGAAGAGGTATCGATTGCCGGCGCGCGCGCGATTCTGATTAACATCTCGGGCGGCACCGATCTCGCATTGCACGATGTATCGGATGCGACACAGACGATCTATGACGCTGCCGGCGAGGATGCAGAGGTCATTTTTGGCGCGGTGATTGATCCGAATTTGACCGGTGAGCTGCGCGTGACGGTAATCGCGACGGGGTTTAACCAGCAGCAGTCCGCGAAGCCGATTTCGGTAGCCGCGATTTCGGCTACTCGTCCGGTCGTGGTGCAGCGCGCGGCGGAGTCGATCCGCCCGGTATCGCCGGAATTTCGATCGTTTGATGCGGTAGCCAGCCGGGCGGGCGATCCGTCGAACATTCGCCGGCTCACACGCGATATCAACGGACGACCCGAGCCGCTGATTGTGGGCGAGGAATTCGGTGAAGACTCGCGATTCGAGATCCCGGCATTCCTGCGGCGGCAGATGGACTGA
- the ftsA gene encoding cell division protein FtsA, translating to MKKSASHRDLICGVDIGTTKVLTVVAEPGEREALHILGVGCVPSRGLRRGVVINLEQTTEDIEKSVELAEADSGERIHTVWVGVAGEHVRSLNSRGAIPVSRSRGSQTGEVTSPDVERVVEAASAVALPLDRRVLHVIPQEFVVDSERGIRSPVGMAGVRLEANVHIVTCALSSAQNILTCCKRADLNVMDLVLEPLASATSVLTRDEMELGAILLDIGGGTTDLAVFHNGTIRHSAVVGYGGDYITRDIAVGLRTPVESAETIKIEQGAAHARAISQNEFLEIPGVGGREPRALSRSMLLGIIAPRVEEILTLAREELQRARMLEHAAAGVILTGGGASMAGMAELAEEIFALPVRIGAPRDLPAHDSIHIGPKYSTALGLIRYALTRVEREPLAMANGRKWSNAASGRVREWLQGIF from the coding sequence ATGAAGAAGTCAGCCAGTCACCGCGACCTGATTTGCGGGGTGGACATCGGGACGACCAAAGTGTTGACGGTCGTCGCGGAACCGGGCGAACGCGAAGCGCTGCACATTCTCGGTGTTGGCTGCGTGCCATCGCGGGGCTTGCGGCGCGGCGTCGTGATTAATCTTGAGCAAACGACGGAAGACATCGAGAAATCCGTTGAGCTGGCGGAGGCGGATTCGGGCGAGCGGATTCACACGGTCTGGGTGGGCGTGGCCGGCGAGCACGTGCGCAGTCTGAATTCCCGCGGCGCGATTCCGGTGAGCCGCAGTCGGGGATCGCAGACCGGCGAGGTCACGAGTCCGGACGTTGAGCGAGTCGTCGAGGCCGCCAGCGCGGTAGCCTTGCCGCTGGATCGACGCGTGCTGCATGTTATTCCGCAGGAATTTGTCGTGGATTCAGAGCGCGGTATTCGCTCGCCGGTCGGCATGGCGGGAGTGCGATTAGAGGCCAACGTTCACATTGTCACGTGCGCGCTGTCGTCGGCGCAGAATATCCTGACGTGTTGCAAGCGAGCGGACTTGAACGTGATGGACCTGGTGCTGGAGCCGTTGGCTTCCGCGACCAGTGTGCTCACGCGGGACGAGATGGAGCTGGGCGCAATCCTGCTCGACATTGGCGGCGGCACTACTGATCTCGCGGTGTTTCACAATGGCACGATTCGTCACAGCGCGGTAGTGGGGTACGGCGGTGATTACATCACGCGCGATATCGCCGTAGGTCTGCGGACGCCGGTGGAGTCGGCGGAGACGATCAAGATCGAGCAGGGCGCTGCTCACGCGCGCGCCATCAGCCAGAACGAGTTCTTGGAAATCCCGGGCGTCGGCGGCCGGGAGCCGCGCGCACTGAGTCGATCGATGCTGTTGGGAATCATTGCGCCGCGGGTTGAGGAGATTCTGACGCTGGCGCGGGAGGAACTGCAGCGTGCGCGGATGCTCGAGCATGCGGCCGCCGGGGTCATTTTGACCGGGGGCGGAGCGTCGATGGCGGGAATGGCGGAATTGGCGGAGGAGATTTTTGCGCTTCCGGTGCGCATCGGAGCGCCGCGTGATCTTCCGGCGCACGATTCGATTCATATCGGTCCGAAGTATTCGACGGCGCTCGGACTGATTCGGTACGCGCTGACGCGGGTGGAGCGCGAACCGCTGGCGATGGCCAACGGCCGCAAATGGTCGAACGCGGCCTCCGGTCGCGTCAGGGAATGGTTGCAAGGAATCTTTTAG
- a CDS encoding FtsQ-type POTRA domain-containing protein: MAALLLVVFRGPLFRAVSGRLVTIAERFRVRQVLVDGEHLLTKDAVLKAAGVPLASAMFRVSTEVVETRLESQPWIKRARVSRRFPDTIEILITEREPIAAIRQQSMIIVTADSMAVPPPSERWVWDLPLLLPPHSVQTTVGRVLRDAETLALLNEAVTVRRVSVDSWQNLSELYYRGDEIYASLARPTVELRLGHGVGELAWTALASYFAYGEDRPADGATQLIDLRFAGKVIVTAGRPIEERLNG, translated from the coding sequence GTGGCGGCGTTACTGCTGGTTGTTTTCCGCGGTCCGCTGTTCCGCGCGGTATCCGGACGGTTGGTAACGATCGCCGAACGATTTCGCGTGCGGCAAGTGCTTGTGGACGGGGAGCACTTGCTGACGAAGGACGCCGTATTGAAGGCGGCCGGTGTTCCGCTGGCGTCCGCGATGTTTCGGGTTTCAACGGAAGTCGTCGAAACCCGGTTGGAGTCGCAGCCGTGGATCAAACGAGCCCGGGTCAGTCGACGGTTTCCGGATACGATTGAGATTCTGATCACGGAACGCGAGCCAATTGCGGCGATCCGGCAGCAATCGATGATCATTGTCACGGCGGACAGTATGGCGGTTCCGCCGCCGTCGGAGCGCTGGGTTTGGGATCTGCCGCTGTTGCTTCCTCCCCACTCGGTTCAAACCACGGTGGGGCGAGTGCTGCGAGACGCGGAAACGCTCGCGCTGTTGAACGAGGCCGTGACGGTGCGAAGAGTCTCGGTGGACAGTTGGCAGAACCTCAGCGAGTTGTACTACCGTGGTGACGAAATTTACGCGTCGCTGGCGCGCCCGACGGTGGAGCTGCGATTGGGCCACGGCGTTGGAGAACTGGCGTGGACAGCGTTGGCGAGCTACTTTGCATACGGCGAGGATCGCCCCGCCGACGGGGCGACGCAATTGATCGACTTACGATTTGCGGGAAAGGTAATCGTTACGGCTGGACGTCCAATTGAGGAGCGACTGAACGGATGA
- the murB gene encoding UDP-N-acetylmuramate dehydrogenase gives MNSTSRSRIMRHARCRVRADIPLAPLTSFQIGGPAALLAEPATIAELVELFRLIGEEQAAHFYLGLGTNLLVSDAGIDAVVVRASGDLTGIRSDAEVLHAGPGARLLDLTTHAAVRALSGIEPLSGIPGTVGGGLYMNAGAYGGEIADTFVSADVLSPDLTTLTVEKRDVGFSYRSAPAFRDVIVLNSRYRLARGEQAKIIAEMRRVWKLRRAKQPLEFPSAGSIFKRPPNDFAGRLIEAVDGKGVRVGGALVPHKHAGMFVNTGGATAADVCALVREIRSRVYREFHILLETEVLPIGFKEDPFAIAL, from the coding sequence ATGAACTCCACTTCCCGGTCACGAATCATGCGGCACGCGCGCTGCCGGGTTCGGGCCGACATTCCGCTGGCACCATTGACCAGCTTTCAGATCGGTGGTCCGGCGGCGCTGCTCGCGGAACCCGCCACGATCGCGGAACTTGTGGAGCTGTTCCGGCTGATCGGTGAGGAGCAGGCGGCGCACTTCTACCTTGGCTTGGGCACGAACCTATTGGTATCCGATGCAGGAATCGACGCCGTTGTCGTCAGAGCGAGCGGAGATTTGACCGGCATCCGTTCAGACGCAGAAGTTCTGCATGCCGGACCCGGCGCCCGGCTGCTGGACTTGACCACACACGCCGCGGTGCGCGCGCTTTCGGGGATCGAGCCGCTATCCGGCATTCCGGGGACGGTCGGCGGCGGCCTGTACATGAACGCCGGTGCCTATGGCGGGGAAATCGCGGATACGTTCGTGAGCGCGGACGTGCTGAGTCCCGACTTGACCACGCTCACCGTCGAGAAGCGCGATGTGGGCTTTTCTTATCGGTCAGCGCCGGCCTTTCGCGACGTCATCGTGTTGAACAGTCGTTATCGATTGGCGCGCGGCGAGCAAGCGAAGATCATTGCCGAGATGCGACGGGTGTGGAAGCTGCGACGGGCCAAGCAGCCCCTCGAATTTCCCAGCGCCGGCTCGATCTTCAAGCGTCCACCGAACGATTTTGCAGGGCGGTTGATCGAAGCGGTGGACGGCAAGGGCGTACGCGTCGGCGGCGCGCTGGTGCCCCACAAGCACGCGGGCATGTTTGTGAATACGGGTGGCGCGACGGCGGCGGATGTTTGCGCTTTGGTGCGCGAGATTCGGTCACGCGTCTATCGCGAGTTCCACATCTTGTTGGAAACCGAGGTACTGCCAATTGGGTTCAAGGAAGACCCCTTCGCGATCGCGCTCTGA
- a CDS encoding UDP-N-acetylmuramate--L-alanine ligase produces MTNQRPFRRIKHVHMIGIGGAGMCGIAEVLLNRGFTVSGSDLQLSAVTERLQGLGARIHAAHQAEQIIGADVIVYSSAVRPENVELRAARDARIPTIPRSEMLAELMRMKTGIAVAGTHGKTTTTSMVGAILQHAGWNPTLIVGGIVRAIDSGARIGIGDYMVVEADEFDRSFLKLSPTLAVITTIEAEHLDTYGDLEGVKDAFVEFASRVPFYGTVIVYGDDAEVKSVLPRIKRPTLTYGFSEASELRGMDLAFLGTHSRCRVLSNRLAESTLELQVPGRHNVLNALAALATADELEIPRAIACEGLAGFTGVRRRFEVKGEFSGVIIVDDYAHHPTEVENVLRTARLSWPDRRLVALFQPHLFTRTRDFFDEFGRVLALADRVLLTEIYGAREQSMVGITSELIADSARAHGASSVEILATPDITRSALARIKRGDVVLVMGAGNITRVSEELSQALS; encoded by the coding sequence ATGACGAATCAGCGTCCGTTCCGCCGGATCAAGCACGTTCACATGATTGGCATCGGCGGCGCGGGCATGTGCGGCATAGCCGAGGTGTTGCTGAATCGCGGCTTCACGGTCAGCGGAAGTGATCTGCAGCTGTCAGCGGTGACCGAGCGACTGCAGGGGCTGGGGGCGCGGATTCACGCCGCGCATCAGGCCGAGCAGATTATTGGGGCGGACGTCATCGTGTATTCATCGGCAGTGAGACCGGAAAACGTCGAGTTGCGCGCCGCGCGGGATGCGCGGATTCCGACGATTCCGCGCAGCGAGATGCTGGCGGAGTTGATGCGGATGAAGACGGGAATCGCCGTGGCGGGCACACACGGCAAGACGACGACGACATCAATGGTCGGCGCGATCCTGCAACACGCGGGCTGGAACCCAACGCTGATCGTGGGCGGCATCGTGCGCGCGATTGACTCGGGCGCTCGCATCGGGATCGGTGACTACATGGTTGTCGAAGCCGATGAATTCGACCGTTCGTTTCTCAAGCTCTCCCCGACTCTGGCCGTGATCACAACGATTGAAGCGGAGCATCTCGATACTTATGGGGATCTGGAGGGGGTCAAGGATGCATTCGTGGAATTCGCGTCACGGGTCCCCTTTTACGGCACCGTGATCGTGTACGGCGATGACGCCGAGGTGAAGTCGGTACTGCCGCGCATCAAGCGCCCAACCCTGACTTACGGCTTCTCGGAAGCCAGTGAGTTGCGTGGTATGGACCTCGCGTTTTTGGGGACGCATTCGCGTTGCCGGGTCTTGTCGAACCGCTTGGCGGAAAGCACGCTTGAGCTTCAAGTTCCGGGACGGCATAACGTATTGAATGCGCTGGCTGCGCTGGCCACGGCGGATGAACTCGAAATTCCGCGCGCGATCGCGTGCGAAGGGCTGGCCGGGTTCACCGGCGTACGGCGGCGCTTTGAAGTCAAGGGCGAATTCTCCGGGGTAATAATCGTTGACGATTATGCGCACCATCCAACCGAGGTCGAGAATGTGTTGCGCACGGCGCGATTGAGCTGGCCGGATCGGCGACTCGTGGCCCTGTTTCAACCGCACCTATTCACACGCACACGGGACTTTTTCGATGAGTTTGGCCGGGTGCTGGCGCTGGCCGACCGCGTTTTGTTAACCGAGATCTACGGCGCCCGCGAGCAATCGATGGTTGGAATCACGTCCGAGCTGATTGCCGATTCCGCCCGCGCGCACGGCGCGTCCTCCGTCGAGATCCTGGCGACGCCGGACATCACCCGCTCCGCGCTCGCTCGCATCAAGCGCGGTGACGTCGTATTGGTCATGGGCGCGGGAAATATCACCCGGGTTTCCGAGGAACTCTCGCAGGCCTTGTCATGA
- the murG gene encoding undecaprenyldiphospho-muramoylpentapeptide beta-N-acetylglucosaminyltransferase, translating to MNLRGSANQHEVRVLIAGGGTGGHVFPAIAIAQAIQESYPSAQIQFVGTKAGVENRVVPHAGFALRTIWISGFARRRILKNLALPLKLIVSFGQCYRLLRAVRPQIVIGSGGYVMGPVLLVAQKLGYPTLIQEQNSLPGVTTRKLAAGAGAICVGFDDSRQRLGSAKAVFTGNPVRSEFRVMDRASSLARWKLDPSRKTLLVFGGSLGARSVNEALATVLPQMIATYNVIWQTGRSGVPVSVSREFIHEARTAGRLAVLDFIEDMATAYAAADLSVCRAGAMTLAELALAGLPAILVPYPHAADDHQTVNAQSVVAVGAATWIADRELEGPRVLHAVSELLGDAARLSGMAAAMRSLGKPDAARRIAAIAMELASKS from the coding sequence ATGAACTTGCGGGGATCAGCGAATCAGCACGAAGTTCGAGTGCTGATCGCGGGGGGCGGCACGGGCGGACATGTCTTCCCGGCAATCGCGATCGCACAGGCGATCCAAGAGTCCTACCCTTCTGCGCAAATCCAATTCGTCGGGACCAAAGCGGGAGTCGAAAACCGGGTCGTTCCGCACGCGGGCTTCGCCCTCCGGACGATTTGGATTTCGGGATTTGCGCGCCGGCGGATCTTGAAGAATCTCGCGCTGCCACTAAAGCTGATCGTCAGTTTCGGGCAGTGCTACCGCTTGCTCCGCGCGGTTCGCCCGCAGATCGTCATTGGCAGCGGCGGTTACGTCATGGGTCCGGTACTACTTGTGGCACAGAAACTCGGATATCCCACATTGATTCAGGAACAGAACTCCTTGCCGGGAGTGACGACACGCAAGCTGGCGGCCGGTGCCGGCGCAATTTGCGTGGGGTTCGACGATTCGCGGCAGCGTCTTGGATCGGCGAAGGCCGTCTTCACGGGCAATCCGGTTCGCAGTGAATTCAGGGTGATGGACCGCGCAAGCTCGCTTGCACGGTGGAAACTCGATCCATCGCGAAAGACACTACTTGTGTTCGGCGGATCGCTGGGCGCGCGTTCGGTGAATGAGGCGCTGGCTACTGTACTTCCGCAAATGATCGCGACCTACAACGTGATCTGGCAGACCGGACGGTCCGGCGTGCCGGTCAGTGTCAGCCGCGAGTTCATTCATGAAGCTCGCACGGCAGGGCGTCTGGCCGTATTGGATTTCATTGAGGACATGGCTACTGCGTACGCGGCGGCCGACTTGTCTGTGTGTCGCGCGGGTGCCATGACACTCGCCGAACTTGCGTTGGCCGGTCTGCCGGCGATCCTCGTTCCGTATCCGCATGCGGCCGACGATCATCAGACCGTCAATGCCCAGTCGGTAGTGGCCGTCGGCGCGGCAACGTGGATAGCGGATCGCGAACTGGAGGGTCCGCGCGTACTGCACGCGGTGAGTGAACTCCTGGGGGACGCGGCGCGGCTGAGCGGGATGGCCGCGGCGATGCGAAGTCTGGGAAAGCCGGACGCGGCCCGTCGCATCGCGGCCATTGCCATGGAATTGGCGAGCAAGTCATGA
- a CDS encoding cell division protein FtsW: MNSPTTSSTGSVRTLERRAGYDIWLLVAATAISMYGALFVLTSSAVHSWQFHLGQIGAIFWNHVARLGLGALVLVAMMFTDYRWLQRIARWAVIAAVLMLIAVLFVKQPHGATAHRWLTLFGISFQPAELTKFALIIYFAMRVSAQEQQSRHAARKLYQGYLMTVGVVLGLVMLEPNLSMAVLILGTAAVLLYLSGVRLKPFILPGLGAIVVFALVAWFTPYMHDRLSSYFAGILDPLQSSYHVKQSLIGIGQGGLAGVGLGASTQKHFFLPEPFKDFIFSIVGEEWGFVGATTLIGMYLLLISRAWRIARNAPDTFGYYVAAGITATLALSAVVNMGVTMGVLPATGQPLPLFSYGGSSLLMTLGAIGVLLNISRQSQSVGSRVA, from the coding sequence ATGAACTCCCCCACGACATCCTCTACCGGATCGGTACGTACGCTTGAACGCCGCGCGGGCTACGATATCTGGCTGTTGGTCGCGGCCACGGCGATTTCGATGTATGGTGCGCTGTTTGTGCTGACGTCATCGGCCGTGCACTCGTGGCAATTCCACCTTGGACAGATCGGGGCGATCTTCTGGAATCACGTGGCGCGGCTGGGATTGGGTGCCCTGGTCCTGGTCGCGATGATGTTCACGGACTATCGCTGGTTGCAACGGATTGCGCGATGGGCGGTGATCGCCGCGGTGTTGATGTTGATTGCGGTGCTCTTTGTGAAACAACCTCACGGCGCGACCGCCCACCGCTGGCTGACCCTATTCGGAATCAGTTTTCAACCGGCCGAACTGACCAAGTTCGCGCTCATCATTTACTTCGCCATGCGGGTCTCAGCGCAGGAACAACAGAGCCGGCACGCTGCGCGCAAGCTGTACCAAGGGTATCTGATGACAGTGGGTGTCGTGCTCGGTCTTGTGATGCTCGAACCCAACTTGTCGATGGCGGTCTTGATCCTCGGCACGGCGGCAGTACTATTGTACCTATCGGGAGTCAGGCTGAAGCCGTTTATTCTGCCGGGCCTCGGCGCGATCGTCGTCTTCGCACTGGTGGCTTGGTTCACGCCCTATATGCATGACCGACTGTCGTCCTATTTCGCGGGGATTCTCGACCCGCTGCAGTCAAGCTATCACGTGAAACAATCACTGATCGGCATTGGGCAAGGCGGACTTGCGGGCGTCGGCCTGGGAGCGTCAACCCAGAAGCACTTTTTCCTCCCGGAGCCGTTCAAGGACTTCATCTTTTCGATTGTCGGCGAAGAGTGGGGTTTTGTCGGCGCGACGACTCTGATCGGAATGTACTTGCTGCTGATCAGTCGGGCGTGGCGAATCGCGCGGAACGCACCCGACACATTTGGGTATTACGTGGCGGCCGGCATCACGGCGACGCTGGCGTTGTCCGCCGTCGTAAACATGGGCGTGACGATGGGCGTGTTGCCGGCCACCGGTCAGCCACTGCCGCTCTTTTCGTACGGAGGATCGTCCTTGCTCATGACGCTGGGCGCCATCGGAGTCCTGCTGAACATTTCGCGTCAGTCGCAATCGGTCGGCAGCCGGGTCGCATGA
- the murD gene encoding UDP-N-acetylmuramoyl-L-alanine--D-glutamate ligase — MDRFLSGKQVAVVGMARSGIGAALLAKRLGGSVLVSDRKSQQELGDHLEELIARGIRCETGGHARLESEEFDLVILSPGVVPPDAWVRRWLDRGVPIWSELELASRVWQGRWIAVTGSNGKTTTVNLIAGILRAAGLHVEMAGNVGTAWSTRLPAPETRVFVVEVSSYQLEYSPTIKPDVGVLLNLYENHLDRHGDMASYAEVKSRLFRNQTSSQFAVLNSANTWVQSVEAGIGSSKVHFGADGNAEFRLEENKLVWAHDGNIEIILNRDEFPLPGRHNALNALAAAGAAVSFGCSVAAIRQGLRSARAVEHRIEFVAERSGIRYFNDSKSTNLIATMTALDSFASNVILLFGGRAKPESFAPLAERLGKPLKSIIAFGESRQKLSQELPDEFPVKTTDDLASALVIARSEAVAGDTILLSPGCASFDQYRDFEQRGTEFKNLVRES; from the coding sequence TTGGATAGATTTCTGAGCGGCAAACAAGTGGCGGTGGTAGGAATGGCACGCAGCGGCATCGGCGCCGCACTGCTTGCCAAACGGCTCGGCGGGAGTGTGTTGGTTTCCGATCGGAAATCGCAGCAGGAGTTGGGCGATCACTTGGAGGAGCTGATCGCCCGAGGCATCCGCTGCGAGACGGGCGGGCATGCGCGGCTGGAGAGCGAAGAGTTCGATTTGGTGATTCTCTCGCCCGGCGTCGTGCCGCCCGACGCGTGGGTACGCCGCTGGCTGGACCGTGGGGTACCGATTTGGTCGGAGCTCGAGTTGGCGTCGCGGGTCTGGCAGGGTCGGTGGATCGCCGTGACGGGCTCGAACGGCAAGACGACCACGGTGAATCTCATCGCCGGAATCCTGCGAGCCGCGGGTTTGCACGTAGAGATGGCGGGGAACGTCGGGACGGCGTGGTCAACTCGCCTGCCCGCGCCCGAGACCCGGGTATTCGTCGTAGAGGTTTCCAGCTATCAATTGGAGTACAGTCCTACGATCAAGCCGGACGTCGGCGTGTTGCTAAATCTGTATGAGAACCATCTCGATCGTCACGGTGACATGGCAAGTTACGCGGAAGTGAAATCGCGGCTATTCCGGAATCAAACCAGTTCACAATTCGCCGTGTTGAACTCGGCAAACACCTGGGTGCAGTCCGTGGAAGCGGGCATCGGGTCAAGCAAAGTACACTTCGGCGCGGACGGCAACGCAGAGTTCCGTCTTGAAGAGAACAAGCTGGTTTGGGCGCACGACGGGAACATCGAAATCATACTGAATCGCGACGAATTCCCGTTGCCCGGTCGGCACAACGCACTGAACGCACTGGCGGCGGCGGGGGCGGCGGTGAGTTTCGGCTGCAGCGTGGCCGCGATCAGGCAGGGACTTCGGTCGGCCAGGGCCGTGGAACATCGCATTGAGTTTGTGGCTGAACGATCGGGCATCCGCTACTTCAACGATTCGAAAAGCACGAATCTGATTGCCACCATGACCGCGCTTGACTCGTTCGCAAGCAATGTAATTCTGCTTTTTGGCGGGCGTGCAAAACCGGAGTCGTTTGCGCCACTGGCCGAGCGACTCGGCAAGCCACTGAAATCGATCATCGCCTTCGGGGAGTCCCGGCAGAAGCTGTCGCAGGAACTCCCAGACGAATTCCCCGTCAAGACCACGGATGATCTTGCGAGCGCATTGGTGATCGCCCGTTCCGAGGCGGTGGCTGGAGATACGATTCTCTTGTCTCCGGGGTGCGCATCTTTCGATCAGTATCGAGACTTTGAGCAGCGCGGCACGGAATTCAAGAATCTGGTACGCGAATCATGA